A genomic stretch from Oscillospiraceae bacterium includes:
- a CDS encoding YabP/YqfC family sporulation protein encodes MSEKTQSITSALGKESVQISVCGGTVALIEGCLGVLEYSREAIRLATGKSSVRFSGDALSISSMNKNSVVVIGKITNIEFCGAKKC; translated from the coding sequence ATGAGCGAAAAGACACAATCCATCACTTCTGCACTCGGAAAAGAAAGCGTCCAGATCAGCGTCTGCGGCGGGACGGTTGCTTTGATCGAGGGCTGTCTCGGCGTACTGGAATACAGCCGCGAAGCCATACGGCTTGCAACCGGAAAAAGTTCTGTCCGATTTTCGGGAGACGCTCTCAGCATCAGCAGTATGAATAAAAACTCGGTAGTGGTAATCGGAAAAATCACCAATATTGAGTTTTGCGGAGCTAAAAAATGTTGA
- a CDS encoding class I SAM-dependent methyltransferase, whose protein sequence is MEKMNEFFAARVDSYEEHMLSGVEGSKEAYIKMAQLLPKSCKNLLDLGCGTGLELDEIFKLFPDLDVIGIDLTQEMLDKLMQKHPDKHLNLICGSYFDVDLGKSEYDCAVSFQTLHHFSHEIKIGLYRKLIDALKPGSCYIECDYMVETQEEEDLYYSENARKRKEQGIPDGEFYHYDTPCTVQNQIEMLRTAGFKHVEMVFRISCTTILAAENLI, encoded by the coding sequence ATGGAAAAAATGAATGAATTCTTTGCCGCACGCGTAGACAGTTATGAAGAACATATGCTCTCAGGCGTCGAAGGGAGCAAAGAGGCCTATATCAAGATGGCGCAGCTGCTCCCGAAGTCTTGCAAAAATCTGCTCGACCTCGGCTGCGGCACCGGCTTGGAACTGGACGAAATCTTCAAGTTATTTCCCGATCTCGATGTTATCGGAATCGACCTCACGCAGGAAATGCTCGATAAACTGATGCAAAAGCATCCCGACAAGCATCTCAATCTGATCTGCGGCAGTTATTTCGACGTCGACCTCGGCAAATCCGAATATGACTGCGCGGTCTCGTTTCAGACCCTGCATCATTTTTCGCATGAGATCAAAATCGGACTGTATCGCAAGCTCATAGATGCTCTTAAACCGGGCAGCTGCTATATCGAATGCGACTATATGGTCGAAACGCAAGAGGAAGAAGACCTGTACTATTCCGAGAACGCGCGTAAGCGAAAAGAGCAGGGCATCCCGGACGGAGAGTTTTACCATTACGATACGCCCTGCACGGTGCAAAATCAAATCGAAATGCTCCGAACCGCCGGATTTAAACATGTAGAAATGGTATTTCGCATCAGCTGCACGACCATTTTGGCCGCCGAAAATTTAATTTAG
- the recO gene encoding DNA repair protein RecO, with the protein MKRTVGAIVLTAENRRESDRLIRIICEDGQLLRAYAAGARNPRNKLCAATEPFVLSKMDLFAASGGYTLDDAEITEQFFELRMSLKSYCLAGYIAQLILTVFSGEVDPSLYALFGNMLFLLAGKKRDIRLLKAVMEFRIAALAGWRPEIERCACCESSEIKVFSVADGGGYCEKCAAAHAGAVAVSSPIIKAVCASIGDDTKGLFSFTLTGEAAEGFSRLAEYYIRYYIDAKLPALDYYNSLLEFEESINDIQHTKTESNS; encoded by the coding sequence ATGAAACGGACCGTCGGCGCAATCGTTCTGACTGCCGAAAACCGCAGAGAGTCCGACCGTTTGATTCGGATTATATGCGAGGACGGCCAATTATTGCGTGCTTATGCCGCCGGAGCACGTAATCCCCGAAACAAACTCTGCGCCGCAACCGAGCCCTTTGTGCTTTCAAAAATGGACTTATTTGCCGCGTCCGGGGGATATACGCTTGACGATGCCGAGATCACGGAGCAATTTTTCGAACTTCGGATGTCATTAAAAAGCTACTGTCTTGCCGGGTATATCGCACAATTGATTCTGACTGTGTTTTCGGGTGAGGTTGACCCCTCTTTATATGCGTTATTCGGAAATATGTTGTTCCTGCTTGCGGGCAAAAAGCGCGATATCCGGCTGCTCAAGGCCGTGATGGAGTTTCGAATTGCGGCTTTGGCCGGGTGGAGACCCGAAATTGAGCGTTGTGCCTGCTGCGAAAGTTCTGAAATCAAGGTATTTTCGGTCGCGGACGGCGGCGGATACTGTGAAAAATGCGCTGCTGCCCATGCTGGTGCGGTTGCGGTCAGTTCCCCGATAATAAAAGCGGTTTGCGCTTCAATCGGCGATGATACCAAAGGACTGTTTTCATTTACACTGACGGGTGAAGCCGCCGAGGGCTTTTCCCGTCTTGCGGAATATTATATTCGATATTACATCGACGCGAAGCTCCCCGCGCTTGATTATTATAACTCCCTTTTGGAGTTTGAGGAGAGTATCAATGATATACAACATACAAAAACAGAGTCGAATTCTTGA
- a CDS encoding aldo/keto reductase, with protein sequence MEKFRLGRTGLMVTRTAFGVLPLQRVPMDEAVKILRKAYDYGINFYDTANSYTDSEEKIGNAFAGRQRQNIVIATKSGASDKQTVTKHIELSLKHLKTDYIDLFQFHNPGVIPDPNDPDGAFAAALEAKRKGYIRHIGLTNHRFAVAKQAVESGNFETLQFPFSYLAAESETALVRQCAELDIGFIAMKGLSGGLLTNARACAAFMRQYPNVATIWGIQREEELDEWVRLDGEDLALTEDLRALIDRDRAELAGSFCRGCGYCMPCPVGIEINNAARMNMLLRRSPYQRLITEEYYKQMHLIDNCLGCGQCKGRCPYGLNTPELLKAMLKDYDEFYDEHH encoded by the coding sequence GTGGAAAAATTCCGTTTGGGAAGAACCGGACTAATGGTCACGCGCACCGCATTCGGCGTGCTGCCGCTCCAGCGCGTGCCGATGGATGAGGCGGTAAAGATATTGCGCAAGGCATACGACTATGGCATCAACTTTTATGACACCGCAAACAGCTACACCGACAGCGAAGAAAAAATCGGTAACGCTTTTGCCGGCAGACAACGCCAAAATATCGTCATCGCAACCAAAAGCGGTGCTTCGGATAAACAGACGGTTACGAAACATATCGAGCTGAGCTTGAAACACCTGAAAACCGATTATATTGATCTCTTTCAGTTTCATAACCCGGGCGTGATCCCCGATCCAAACGATCCCGACGGCGCATTTGCCGCGGCGCTGGAAGCAAAAAGGAAGGGGTACATCCGCCATATCGGGCTCACCAACCACCGGTTCGCGGTTGCGAAACAGGCCGTTGAATCGGGAAATTTTGAGACGCTGCAGTTCCCTTTCAGCTACCTTGCCGCCGAGAGCGAAACAGCACTTGTACGGCAGTGCGCCGAACTGGACATCGGTTTTATTGCAATGAAAGGGCTATCCGGCGGGCTGCTGACCAACGCGCGCGCCTGCGCCGCGTTTATGCGGCAATATCCGAATGTCGCGACGATCTGGGGCATACAACGTGAAGAAGAACTGGACGAGTGGGTTCGGTTGGACGGCGAGGATTTAGCACTGACCGAAGATCTCCGGGCTTTGATAGACCGCGACCGTGCGGAGCTCGCGGGGTCTTTTTGCCGCGGCTGCGGATATTGTATGCCCTGCCCCGTCGGCATCGAGATTAACAACGCCGCCCGAATGAATATGCTTTTACGCCGCTCGCCTTATCAACGCCTTATCACCGAGGAATATTATAAGCAGATGCATTTGATTGACAACTGTTTGGGGTGCGGCCAATGCAAGGGGCGCTGCCCCTACGGGCTGAACACGCCGGAGCTTTTAAAGGCAATGCTGAAAGATTACGACGAATTTTATGACGAGCACCACTAA
- a CDS encoding NAD-dependent epimerase/dehydratase family protein: MSRFVVTGATGHIGNNVARILCGVHQDVILVVRRNDDEAIAGLDAELAVGSFCDPDFLDRLLTADDIVIHCAGMIAITDEDAEEVMRVNFEGTKILADICVRKQVKKLVYISSVDAIYKPDANLPITEPSAFYPEKLEGIYGKSKAMATEYVLDLAKDGKLNASVAYPTAVIGPYDYKISNVGQVILDFITNKTLARVKGCYNFVDVRDVAQAVIQIAEKSEFGNGYILGGEVVSVTQLFEILSPLYGRNIPIKLPLWFVNAFSELGVLYYKVRSKKPVFSRFALKTLNSNCNYNITKAQTELGYSPRSAVETLTDSAKWLYENKAVKDRVTAKV, encoded by the coding sequence ATGAGCAGATTCGTCGTCACCGGCGCAACCGGACATATCGGAAACAACGTCGCGAGAATTCTCTGCGGCGTCCATCAAGATGTCATTTTAGTCGTGCGCCGAAACGACGACGAAGCGATTGCGGGACTCGACGCAGAACTCGCGGTCGGCAGTTTCTGCGACCCGGATTTTCTCGACCGGCTGCTGACCGCAGACGATATTGTGATTCACTGCGCGGGTATGATCGCCATCACCGACGAGGATGCCGAAGAAGTCATGCGGGTCAATTTCGAAGGGACGAAAATCCTCGCCGATATCTGTGTGCGAAAACAAGTAAAAAAGCTCGTCTACATAAGCAGCGTGGATGCGATTTACAAACCCGATGCCAATTTACCCATCACCGAGCCCAGTGCTTTTTATCCCGAAAAACTCGAAGGTATCTACGGAAAATCCAAGGCAATGGCGACCGAATATGTTCTCGATCTTGCCAAAGACGGTAAATTAAACGCCTCGGTGGCCTACCCTACCGCAGTGATCGGGCCGTATGATTACAAGATTTCAAATGTCGGACAAGTGATTTTAGATTTTATTACAAACAAAACATTGGCACGGGTTAAGGGGTGTTATAATTTTGTCGATGTCCGCGATGTGGCGCAGGCAGTGATACAAATCGCTGAAAAATCTGAGTTCGGAAACGGCTATATCTTGGGTGGAGAAGTTGTATCAGTGACTCAGCTTTTCGAGATTTTATCGCCGCTTTACGGGCGTAATATTCCGATAAAATTGCCTCTTTGGTTTGTGAACGCCTTTTCCGAGCTCGGTGTGCTCTATTACAAAGTGCGCAGCAAAAAGCCGGTGTTTTCCCGATTTGCCCTCAAAACGCTGAATTCCAACTGCAATTACAATATCACCAAAGCTCAAACCGAACTCGGCTATTCCCCGCGAAGCGCAGTTGAGACCCTCACCGATTCTGCGAAATGGTTGTATGAAAACAAAGCAGTAAAAGATAGAGTCACCGCAAAGGTTTGA
- the era gene encoding GTPase Era, whose product MNEQQTETKFAFACITGAPNVGKSSLLNNILGQKVAIVTPKPQTTRTTILGIHTDNNIQIAFTDTPGLLLPKDALSRNMVKSIQNAASGSDIVILVVEAGKKPKPAEISVIENLKKQKLPAILVINKIDLLKQKELMIPQMDVFSKLYLFNEILPVSAVTGYGVKDILTAVSKLAKPGPFLYDPEELTDQPERVICAEYIREQILIFMQQEVPHGIAVVIERFEETPEGIDADANIYCERESHKGMLIGKNGQMLKQIRKSAQNTLKQFFGVSVTLELWVKVKPDWRENEALIKNFGLNFEG is encoded by the coding sequence ATGAATGAACAGCAAACTGAAACGAAATTTGCTTTTGCCTGCATCACGGGAGCGCCGAATGTGGGCAAATCTTCGCTTTTGAATAACATACTCGGTCAAAAAGTCGCCATTGTCACACCAAAGCCCCAGACGACCCGTACAACTATTTTAGGTATTCACACCGATAACAACATCCAAATCGCCTTTACTGATACACCGGGGTTGCTGCTGCCCAAGGACGCGCTCTCGCGCAACATGGTCAAGAGCATACAAAACGCCGCTTCGGGCAGCGATATCGTGATTTTAGTGGTGGAAGCCGGAAAGAAGCCCAAGCCCGCCGAGATCTCAGTTATCGAAAATCTGAAAAAGCAAAAGCTCCCCGCTATTCTGGTGATTAATAAGATCGACCTCTTGAAACAAAAAGAGCTGATGATTCCTCAGATGGATGTCTTTTCGAAATTGTATCTTTTCAACGAGATTCTCCCTGTAAGTGCCGTCACCGGTTATGGGGTGAAAGATATTCTCACTGCCGTTTCTAAGTTAGCAAAGCCGGGCCCGTTTCTTTACGATCCCGAGGAACTGACCGATCAACCGGAACGTGTAATTTGCGCCGAATACATCCGGGAGCAGATTTTGATATTCATGCAGCAGGAAGTTCCGCATGGTATTGCGGTAGTCATCGAGCGCTTTGAAGAGACGCCCGAGGGTATCGACGCCGATGCCAATATCTATTGCGAGCGCGAAAGCCACAAGGGCATGCTGATCGGCAAAAACGGGCAGATGCTGAAACAAATTCGTAAATCTGCGCAGAACACACTGAAACAGTTTTTCGGCGTCTCTGTCACTTTAGAACTCTGGGTCAAAGTCAAACCCGACTGGCGGGAAAATGAAGCGTTGATTAAAAACTTCGGCTTAAATTTTGAGGGTTAA
- a CDS encoding sporulation protein YqfD: MLKLIRFIVGYVEFSVKGGFTERFLTLCINAGIKLWGLTQKDDEICVCVRRSSFKKLRKHRRISHVKIKIISRHGLFEILRRYKLRVGLAAGAIVFFGLFFVMSRFIWTIEISGNKLFSNDEILYTLERCGITTGMKRAGFDPNTAVSHVYLENSGIAWIALNIRGTTLYVELRERIYPPDMLPQNRPCNVVSNFTGQIIRMRVYDGLPEVHEGDAVVKGQLLVSGVVEDREGKVRYTHARASIIGTARIEKQVTISYSQTQKTISEDEKTRYEFGILELKIPLYISKPNLTYERSETVKRLTLFGAEFPIYIRKITFHEVTVCEYTLTEEQALAYAMSELALYETGDLAGAEITMRDIQKTETDQGVNLSVIYTCKIEMAVEQEIKIEFE; encoded by the coding sequence ATGTTGAAGTTAATTCGTTTTATCGTCGGTTATGTGGAATTCTCCGTCAAAGGGGGGTTTACCGAGAGGTTTTTGACGCTTTGTATAAATGCAGGAATAAAACTTTGGGGACTTACACAAAAAGATGATGAAATATGCGTTTGCGTACGGCGTTCATCGTTTAAAAAACTGCGCAAGCACCGTCGGATAAGCCATGTAAAAATCAAAATAATCTCCCGGCATGGTCTCTTTGAGATCTTGAGACGTTATAAACTTCGGGTAGGGCTCGCGGCAGGGGCGATTGTGTTTTTCGGATTGTTTTTTGTAATGTCACGGTTTATCTGGACCATCGAGATCAGTGGAAACAAGCTGTTCTCAAACGATGAAATACTCTATACGCTTGAACGATGCGGCATCACAACGGGAATGAAAAGAGCCGGATTTGATCCCAACACAGCAGTCAGTCACGTATATCTCGAAAACTCCGGCATTGCCTGGATCGCATTGAATATCAGGGGAACGACGCTCTATGTGGAACTGCGGGAACGCATATATCCTCCCGATATGCTGCCTCAAAATCGTCCTTGCAATGTGGTGTCAAATTTTACAGGTCAGATCATCCGAATGCGGGTATACGACGGGCTGCCGGAAGTTCATGAAGGTGACGCGGTGGTAAAAGGGCAATTACTGGTGTCAGGCGTTGTCGAAGACCGGGAAGGTAAGGTGCGGTATACCCATGCGAGAGCCAGTATCATCGGAACAGCGAGAATCGAAAAGCAGGTGACGATTAGTTATTCACAGACCCAAAAAACAATATCCGAAGACGAAAAAACGCGTTATGAATTCGGAATATTAGAATTGAAAATACCATTGTATATATCAAAACCGAATCTGACATACGAACGAAGCGAGACTGTGAAACGGCTGACCTTATTCGGAGCGGAATTTCCGATCTACATCCGAAAAATCACTTTTCACGAAGTGACCGTATGTGAATACACTCTGACCGAAGAACAGGCGCTTGCTTATGCAATGAGTGAGTTGGCATTATATGAAACCGGTGATTTGGCGGGCGCTGAAATTACCATGCGTGATATACAAAAAACCGAAACCGATCAAGGAGTGAACCTGTCGGTTATCTACACCTGCAAAATCGAAATGGCGGTTGAGCAGGAAATCAAGATTGAGTTTGAATGA
- a CDS encoding endonuclease MutS2 has protein sequence MIYNIQKQSRILEFDKITGMLAGKCSSAEAKEAALALLPCGDFETGKLMIEQTDSAYEMSLKLGAPSFYGLSLRADLLKRASAGGSLSIRELLLISASMRVVRTLIIYRRNCGETETILDRLFSSLKSHKDVEDRIETSVANEETLSDGASPELANIRRKMRTAQDNVRTRLNGMITSSGNSKYLQEQVIMMRDGRFVVPVKAECRTNIPGLVHGVSASGATLFIEPAAVVEANNEVRILESKEQIEIERILAELSGLCGDCADDLIQSCEAAVKLEVIFAKSELGIAMNGYLPDFGDDGLIDIKKARHPLIDKKIVVPVDVRLGDDFDTLVITGPNTGGKTVVLKTVGLFCMMAGCGMMIPAAEHSKISWFDKILADIGDEQSIEQSLSTFSAHTTNIVSILEQATCKSLVLLDELGAGTDPAEGAALAVSILEDLRKKGAKIVATTHYAELKQYAITNPGVINGCCEFDVATLKPTYKLLIGVPGSSNAFAISTRLGVSDSIIERAKEVMDKKTLELDNVMRQLETERQKLENDSEEMSRLRREAELEKQNHDRALRKAQADFDKELERQRADQLRIIQSLRFEYDRLIKEIEAIRKEDKSKPDELARRAKDEIASQIKKMEQIADPVQKPRYDENYALPRPLAVGDAVYLPDFDKDGTVVEVTEGKGKITVDIGMGKVKVAKNRIRLVDKKLRRKDDGHVSFSGVSRADRSVETSVMIRHMELVEAMPIVEQFIDDAVINHLSTVTIIHGKGTGTLRRATHELLKDHPNVRSFRLGKYGEGEDGVTVVELK, from the coding sequence ATGATATACAACATACAAAAACAGAGTCGAATTCTTGAATTCGATAAAATCACCGGAATGCTCGCCGGAAAATGTTCCAGCGCCGAAGCCAAGGAAGCGGCGCTTGCTTTGTTGCCCTGCGGCGACTTTGAGACCGGAAAACTGATGATAGAGCAGACCGACAGCGCTTACGAGATGTCTTTAAAGCTCGGAGCGCCTTCTTTTTACGGGTTGTCTCTTCGCGCAGATTTATTGAAACGCGCCTCAGCAGGCGGTTCGCTTTCCATTCGCGAACTATTGTTGATTTCGGCTTCAATGCGCGTAGTGCGCACTCTTATCATTTATCGGCGCAACTGCGGCGAAACTGAGACCATTCTGGATCGGCTGTTCTCTTCCCTGAAAAGCCACAAAGATGTTGAAGATCGGATTGAGACCTCTGTTGCCAACGAGGAAACCCTTTCCGACGGAGCAAGCCCGGAACTGGCCAATATCCGCCGAAAAATGCGTACCGCACAAGACAATGTCCGTACCCGTTTAAACGGTATGATCACTTCCTCGGGCAATTCGAAATACTTACAGGAACAAGTCATCATGATGCGCGACGGCAGGTTTGTGGTGCCGGTCAAAGCCGAGTGCCGCACGAATATTCCCGGACTTGTGCACGGCGTATCGGCAAGCGGCGCGACCCTTTTTATCGAGCCGGCTGCGGTGGTCGAGGCCAACAACGAGGTTCGGATTCTCGAAAGCAAAGAACAGATCGAAATCGAACGGATTCTTGCCGAACTCTCCGGTCTTTGCGGGGACTGCGCCGATGATTTGATTCAGAGCTGCGAAGCCGCCGTCAAATTGGAAGTGATCTTCGCCAAATCCGAACTCGGTATTGCAATGAACGGCTATCTGCCCGACTTTGGCGACGACGGGCTCATTGACATCAAAAAAGCACGCCATCCTTTGATTGATAAAAAAATCGTCGTCCCGGTCGATGTGCGGCTCGGCGATGATTTTGATACGCTGGTCATCACCGGACCGAACACCGGCGGCAAAACGGTCGTATTGAAAACTGTCGGACTTTTCTGTATGATGGCAGGCTGCGGAATGATGATACCGGCGGCTGAACACAGCAAAATCAGTTGGTTTGACAAGATTTTAGCCGATATCGGCGATGAACAGAGCATCGAACAGTCGCTTTCCACATTTTCCGCGCATACGACGAATATAGTTTCAATACTCGAACAAGCCACTTGTAAGAGCTTGGTACTGCTCGACGAACTCGGCGCGGGAACCGACCCTGCGGAGGGCGCTGCTCTTGCTGTTTCGATTTTGGAGGACTTGCGCAAAAAAGGCGCAAAGATCGTCGCGACAACCCACTACGCCGAACTCAAACAATATGCCATTACCAATCCCGGCGTGATCAACGGCTGCTGCGAATTCGATGTGGCGACTTTAAAACCGACTTATAAATTGTTGATCGGCGTGCCGGGCAGCTCCAATGCATTCGCTATCTCAACGCGACTCGGCGTCAGCGATTCAATCATCGAGCGCGCCAAAGAAGTCATGGACAAAAAGACCCTTGAGCTCGACAATGTGATGCGACAGCTCGAGACCGAGCGTCAAAAGCTTGAAAACGACAGCGAAGAGATGAGCCGTCTCCGCCGCGAAGCCGAACTCGAAAAGCAAAACCACGACCGCGCACTCAGGAAGGCGCAGGCCGATTTTGACAAGGAGCTTGAGCGCCAACGCGCCGACCAACTGCGCATCATCCAATCACTGCGCTTTGAATATGATCGCCTGATAAAAGAGATCGAGGCTATCCGTAAAGAGGATAAGAGCAAGCCCGACGAACTTGCCCGCCGCGCAAAAGACGAGATCGCAAGCCAGATTAAAAAGATGGAGCAGATTGCCGACCCGGTGCAAAAACCGCGTTATGATGAAAACTACGCCCTGCCCCGCCCGCTTGCTGTCGGCGACGCCGTTTATCTGCCCGACTTCGACAAGGATGGTACCGTTGTTGAAGTCACCGAAGGAAAAGGCAAAATCACGGTTGATATCGGCATGGGCAAGGTCAAGGTGGCAAAAAATCGAATCCGGCTTGTTGATAAAAAGCTCAGGCGAAAAGATGACGGACATGTAAGTTTTTCGGGTGTCTCACGGGCCGACCGCTCGGTCGAGACCAGCGTGATGATCCGACACATGGAATTAGTGGAAGCCATGCCGATTGTCGAACAATTTATCGACGACGCGGTAATCAATCACCTTTCCACGGTTACTATTATCCACGGCAAAGGCACCGGAACGCTTCGGCGTGCAACGCATGAATTATTAAAAGATCACCCGAATGTCAGGAGCTTCCGGCTCGGAAAATACGGAGAAGGGGAAGACGGTGTGACCGTCGTCGAACTCAAATGA
- the ybeY gene encoding rRNA maturation RNase YbeY, with amino-acid sequence MRKNVILTTYNTHPTFRADAALRALLRDCCCSIAAAEKNDALFEVNLTFMDDMTIRSVNYKYRNIDNSTDVLSFPMSDGKTFDTNPASGRLMLGDILISADHAFVQAEEFGHSAQREFAYLTVHAMLHLFGYDHMTEADKRVMREKEEAVLERLGLTR; translated from the coding sequence ATGCGAAAAAACGTTATTTTAACAACTTATAACACCCATCCGACTTTCCGGGCGGATGCGGCGCTGCGCGCTCTTTTACGCGACTGCTGCTGTTCGATCGCAGCCGCTGAGAAGAATGACGCGTTGTTTGAAGTCAACCTCACCTTTATGGACGATATGACAATTCGAAGCGTCAACTATAAATATCGAAACATCGACAATTCTACCGACGTCCTCTCCTTCCCCATGTCTGACGGAAAGACCTTCGACACAAACCCGGCTTCAGGCCGTCTGATGCTCGGAGATATCTTGATTTCAGCAGATCACGCTTTCGTGCAGGCTGAGGAATTCGGCCACAGCGCACAGCGCGAATTCGCTTATTTAACCGTGCATGCAATGCTGCATTTGTTCGGATACGATCATATGACCGAAGCGGATAAACGCGTGATGCGCGAAAAGGAAGAGGCAGTCCTCGAACGGCTGGGACTGACGAGATAA
- a CDS encoding RNA methyltransferase → MTNTNTIKLKAYKKDFDYSYTSDAFATNELLKTRPELLGCVYVHSEYRDTDGITALCKAQQVPCIQSDKAFSSVNQKENSYILGVFRKYESTLSDSEPHVVLVNSSDMGNLGTIIRTIIGMNVKNLVVIEPAADIWNPKTVRASMGALFHIRHASFNGFEEYAEAYPNHMLFPFMLDGEFSPEETPSCGLFSLVFGNEATGLDANFKQLGHSVKIPLTDRIDSFNLASAVSIGTYIFARKNGLI, encoded by the coding sequence ATGACAAACACAAACACAATCAAACTCAAAGCATATAAAAAAGATTTCGATTATTCCTACACCTCCGACGCGTTTGCCACCAATGAGCTGCTAAAAACGCGTCCGGAACTTCTCGGTTGTGTCTATGTCCATTCCGAATATCGGGACACCGACGGCATCACCGCACTGTGTAAAGCCCAACAGGTTCCCTGTATTCAATCGGACAAGGCGTTTTCGAGCGTCAATCAAAAAGAAAACAGTTATATCCTCGGTGTTTTTCGCAAATACGAGAGTACTCTTTCGGACAGCGAACCCCATGTCGTACTGGTCAACTCATCCGATATGGGTAATCTGGGCACGATCATCCGAACGATTATCGGCATGAACGTGAAAAACCTCGTGGTGATCGAACCCGCCGCCGACATTTGGAACCCCAAAACGGTGCGGGCCAGCATGGGCGCGCTGTTTCATATCCGTCATGCGTCATTCAACGGTTTCGAAGAATACGCCGAGGCCTATCCGAATCACATGTTGTTTCCGTTTATGTTAGACGGAGAATTTTCCCCAGAAGAGACGCCGTCCTGCGGTCTGTTCTCACTCGTGTTCGGAAACGAAGCGACAGGATTGGACGCGAATTTCAAGCAACTCGGTCACAGCGTCAAAATCCCGTTAACCGACCGGATCGACTCGTTCAATCTAGCCTCTGCGGTCAGCATCGGCACCTACATCTTCGCCCGTAAAAACGGATTGATCTAA
- a CDS encoding PhoH family protein, with translation MDHYEGVSTLCGEMDRNLQAVQSGFGVVIINRGGELKISGEQKAVDNAFDVFSALYKMISKGQAITDQTVDYCISVTTAGKAGQLTELSDDKTIIITPRGKPVRPKTAGQKKYIELIKNNTIVLGVGPAGTGKTYLAVAMAVAAFAKNEVSRIVLTRPAVEAGEKLGFLPGDLQQKIDPYLRPLNDALYDMLGIESCAKYIERGSIEIAPLAYMRGRTLDDSFIILDEAQNTTREQMKMFLTRLGFNSKAVITGDITQIDLANRKNSGLLQAIRLLRNIDGIASARFDESDVVRHRIVKEIIKAYQNEEK, from the coding sequence ATGGATCATTATGAAGGCGTTTCGACACTTTGCGGTGAAATGGACCGCAATTTGCAGGCAGTTCAATCGGGTTTCGGCGTCGTCATCATCAACCGCGGCGGAGAATTAAAAATCTCCGGTGAGCAGAAAGCCGTCGACAACGCGTTCGATGTCTTTTCGGCGCTTTACAAGATGATTTCCAAAGGACAAGCCATTACCGATCAAACGGTCGATTATTGCATCAGTGTCACGACAGCGGGAAAAGCCGGTCAGCTTACGGAGTTATCCGACGATAAGACCATCATCATCACACCGCGCGGTAAACCGGTCCGCCCGAAGACCGCCGGTCAGAAAAAATATATCGAACTGATCAAAAACAATACCATCGTTTTGGGCGTCGGTCCTGCAGGCACCGGAAAAACCTATTTGGCTGTTGCAATGGCGGTCGCAGCGTTTGCCAAAAATGAAGTTTCACGCATTGTTCTGACCCGCCCTGCCGTCGAAGCGGGAGAGAAACTCGGATTTTTACCGGGCGATCTTCAACAAAAAATCGATCCTTATTTACGGCCTCTCAACGACGCGCTGTACGATATGCTGGGTATCGAGTCATGCGCCAAGTATATTGAACGCGGCAGTATCGAGATCGCACCTCTCGCCTATATGCGCGGCAGAACTCTTGATGACTCTTTTATCATCCTTGACGAAGCCCAAAACACAACCCGCGAACAGATGAAGATGTTTTTGACCCGACTCGGTTTTAATTCAAAAGCCGTCATCACAGGCGACATTACGCAAATCGACCTCGCAAACCGCAAAAACAGCGGACTATTACAGGCGATACGGCTGCTGCGCAATATCGACGGTATCGCTTCGGCCAGATTCGATGAAAGTGATGTGGTGCGCCACCGGATTGTCAAGGAGATCATTAAAGCATATCAAAACGAAGAAAAATAG